From the genome of Haloferax mediterranei ATCC 33500, one region includes:
- a CDS encoding alpha/beta fold hydrolase, with protein MQTTQSTDGTELSYELYGDGRPLILLHGGMAPREYWDPVIPHFGEYTAVVPQRPGFGTCLDGPAETSPSEVLERESTYVQTLVDDVDGDPILLGHSYGALTGIEAATDATVEAVVAYEPAVLPDDFRTQANLADRMAALVEQGERREAVKRYIELVLHPEGIDDLDAWLAEWPVWPDCVDLVEEVVRMNRAVERYRLPDRLDVDAPVLVLTGTDGPDFLRKSARATHEALPHSRFVEFDGIGHSGPSEAPELISAEVDCFLRK; from the coding sequence ATGCAGACGACACAGTCAACAGATGGCACGGAGTTAAGCTACGAACTGTACGGAGATGGTCGGCCGCTAATCCTACTCCACGGGGGGATGGCTCCTCGAGAATACTGGGACCCAGTCATCCCTCACTTTGGAGAGTATACCGCTGTCGTCCCCCAACGACCGGGGTTTGGAACCTGTCTCGACGGTCCGGCCGAGACAAGCCCTAGCGAGGTGCTAGAACGTGAGAGCACGTACGTACAGACGCTCGTTGACGATGTTGACGGCGACCCAATTCTGCTCGGGCATTCCTACGGTGCACTCACCGGAATCGAGGCTGCGACGGATGCAACGGTCGAAGCGGTCGTCGCCTACGAACCGGCTGTCCTTCCCGACGACTTCCGGACGCAGGCTAATCTCGCCGACCGCATGGCGGCGCTCGTTGAGCAGGGCGAACGCCGCGAGGCGGTGAAACGCTACATCGAGCTAGTACTTCACCCCGAAGGAATCGACGACCTCGACGCATGGTTAGCAGAGTGGCCAGTTTGGCCCGACTGTGTTGACCTCGTCGAAGAGGTTGTCCGGATGAATCGTGCCGTCGAGCGATACCGGCTTCCCGACCGTCTCGACGTCGATGCCCCTGTGCTCGTCCTGACTGGTACCGACGGTCCAGACTTCCTCCGCAAAAGCGCTCGTGCTACTCACGAGGCGCTTCCGCATAGCCGCTTCGTCGAGTTCGACGGTATTGGTCACAGCGGTCCCAGCGAAGCACCGGAACTGATTTCGGCGGAAGTCGATTGCTTCCTTCGTAAATAG
- a CDS encoding potassium channel family protein — protein MVRVARRTLSYLGLVVVTTIVLTLVYNVGMGIWEGRSQPLYRSLEVVFQSLTTTGYGEDAPWDSLQMNLLVIGIQLTGIGLILTAVDIFAVPWLQSALKPSAPSDAPDHSAHVVICGFTPRTEAFLEELATRERPYVLIESDEAVATDLHRADYDVVHGDPEVTEVLSAASVADAAAVVVDAPDDATASIVLSVREVNPEVRTVTLVEHRGLGEYLDVAGADAVLSPRQLLGESIASEVPTAVSTLVDEEVEIGEDLQLVEVGVTPDSDLCGRTVAEAQLRERFGVDMIGAWVDGSFESPFPPDTTIEGGVRLLVVGDRKEVDSFRDEAIASVQSVSSQTVVIAGYGESGRAAARAFEGTTTNVTVLDIEDDSQVDVVGDVRDPEVLERAGIGDASALVITVGDDTTAILATLIARDRNPDLRLLVRANEEDDVTKLYRAGADFVQSLATVSGRMIASTVFEDEEVFVYDKQVSVVRLPATDLAGKTVAEAAVRSRTGVTVIAVVREEEIITNFDPTAFEIAEGDDVIVAGADEHIRRFESEFGG, from the coding sequence ATGGTTAGAGTCGCTCGCCGGACCCTCTCCTACCTGGGGCTAGTCGTTGTGACCACGATTGTCCTCACGTTGGTCTACAACGTCGGCATGGGCATCTGGGAGGGGCGCTCCCAGCCGCTGTATCGCTCGCTCGAAGTGGTCTTCCAGAGCTTAACGACCACTGGCTACGGTGAAGACGCCCCGTGGGATAGCCTACAGATGAACCTGCTCGTCATCGGCATTCAACTGACGGGTATCGGCCTCATACTGACCGCGGTAGATATCTTCGCAGTGCCATGGCTCCAGAGCGCACTCAAGCCATCTGCGCCGAGCGACGCGCCTGACCACTCCGCCCATGTCGTCATCTGCGGGTTCACACCGAGAACCGAGGCCTTCCTGGAGGAACTTGCCACCCGGGAAAGACCATACGTCCTCATCGAGTCCGACGAAGCGGTCGCGACCGACCTCCACCGGGCAGACTACGACGTGGTTCACGGGGACCCGGAGGTGACTGAGGTGTTGTCTGCAGCGAGCGTTGCGGACGCAGCGGCGGTCGTCGTAGACGCGCCCGACGACGCGACGGCGAGCATCGTCCTGTCCGTCCGGGAGGTAAACCCGGAGGTCAGGACCGTCACCCTCGTTGAGCACCGCGGTTTGGGGGAGTACCTCGACGTAGCGGGTGCCGACGCAGTCCTTTCGCCCCGCCAACTGCTCGGTGAGAGCATCGCGAGCGAGGTACCGACGGCCGTCAGCACGCTCGTCGACGAGGAGGTCGAAATCGGCGAAGACTTGCAGCTCGTCGAAGTCGGAGTCACACCGGACAGCGACCTCTGCGGTCGGACAGTTGCGGAGGCACAGCTCCGTGAGCGGTTCGGCGTAGACATGATCGGTGCCTGGGTCGATGGGAGCTTCGAGAGTCCGTTCCCGCCGGATACGACCATCGAAGGCGGTGTCAGGCTGTTAGTCGTGGGTGACCGGAAAGAGGTAGACTCGTTTCGCGACGAAGCAATCGCGTCCGTCCAGTCGGTTTCGTCCCAAACGGTCGTTATTGCGGGGTACGGTGAGTCCGGGCGGGCGGCTGCCAGAGCCTTCGAGGGAACGACGACGAACGTCACAGTCCTCGACATCGAGGACGACAGCCAGGTCGACGTAGTGGGAGACGTTCGAGACCCCGAAGTGCTCGAACGTGCCGGAATCGGCGACGCCTCGGCACTTGTCATCACCGTCGGAGACGACACAACCGCTATCCTCGCGACGTTAATCGCTCGGGACCGCAACCCGGACCTACGACTCCTGGTTCGGGCGAACGAGGAAGACGACGTGACGAAGCTCTACCGGGCAGGGGCGGACTTCGTCCAGTCGCTGGCGACCGTCAGCGGCCGGATGATCGCATCTACGGTGTTCGAGGACGAGGAAGTGTTCGTCTACGACAAGCAGGTCTCCGTGGTTCGGCTACCGGCTACCGATCTGGCTGGCAAAACTGTGGCCGAGGCGGCAGTCCGGTCACGTACCGGTGTGACCGTTATCGCCGTCGTCCGGGAAGAAGAGATCATCACGAATTTCGACCCGACGGCGTTCGAAATTGCAGAAGGTGACGATGTGATCGTTGCCGGAGCAGACGAACATATCCGACGGTTCGAGTCCGAGTTCGGCGGGTGA
- a CDS encoding thiamine pyrophosphate-binding protein, with the protein MTKCTAEIVHVLENLGVEYLFGYPGGRAIELLESLADSDIQVVRPRDEREASVMAEMYGRYHQSPGVLTGQGPWIGSIGAIGQMEARLGSSPMVALTEASERGDYSTLAPYQQARGDYGGFSLPKILDGITKEWWFPRSANETIRSVQLAFKHSTANRPGPTAVILDGDAVTAEVPEDDTPPLWSPEEQTKNWESAPTEETVSEASKILSDAERPVIIAGNGVHVSQCYDELLDVAAAYDAVVTTSYLGKSTIPETHDRAAGVIGSFGHEGANQVVSEADALLVVGCRMNPMDTNWQAASFIRPDEQAIIHADIETRNAGWVYPADVGLIGDAGQSLAALVSAGSGQNGWAVDRAAEARTDFTVPECDSDQRPILPQRAVAEINKIVDEETIVTADSGNNRFWLLNYVQTPAVRTYFGSGGVGGMGWAGPAGVSAAITTDKDVVAVAGDGGFTMTMTCVETAVEYGVSPTFVVLNDTSLGMVRQMDDSIPGVEFHDTDFVTVAEGFGAEGMRVTEPENLGDRLEEAKAADVPTVVDVRIDREQDMAETLQSSFYAEVGGLHE; encoded by the coding sequence ATGACCAAGTGTACTGCTGAAATCGTTCACGTGTTGGAGAATCTGGGCGTCGAGTATCTGTTCGGATACCCTGGCGGCCGAGCTATCGAACTACTCGAGTCACTCGCCGACTCGGATATTCAGGTCGTGCGTCCGCGCGATGAGCGCGAGGCGAGCGTGATGGCCGAGATGTACGGGCGGTATCACCAGTCACCGGGTGTGCTCACGGGACAAGGTCCTTGGATTGGGAGTATCGGCGCAATCGGTCAGATGGAGGCCCGACTCGGTTCATCTCCGATGGTTGCCCTGACGGAAGCATCTGAACGAGGTGACTACTCGACGTTAGCGCCGTATCAGCAGGCTCGTGGTGATTATGGTGGTTTCTCGCTTCCCAAGATTCTGGACGGTATCACCAAGGAGTGGTGGTTCCCTCGTTCGGCTAACGAAACGATACGGAGCGTCCAGTTAGCGTTCAAGCACTCGACTGCTAATCGTCCCGGTCCCACGGCGGTCATTCTGGACGGAGATGCAGTCACTGCTGAGGTGCCGGAAGATGATACGCCACCTCTCTGGTCTCCAGAAGAACAGACCAAAAACTGGGAGTCGGCACCGACCGAGGAAACCGTTTCCGAGGCCTCGAAGATACTTTCGGATGCTGAGCGACCGGTTATTATCGCGGGGAACGGCGTTCACGTCTCTCAGTGCTACGACGAACTGCTCGACGTAGCGGCGGCATACGACGCGGTTGTCACCACTTCCTATCTCGGGAAGTCGACGATTCCGGAGACACACGACCGGGCCGCCGGTGTCATCGGCTCGTTCGGACACGAAGGAGCCAATCAGGTGGTCAGCGAAGCAGACGCGCTGCTCGTCGTGGGCTGTCGGATGAATCCGATGGACACGAATTGGCAGGCGGCGAGTTTCATTCGCCCGGACGAGCAAGCAATCATCCACGCTGATATCGAAACCCGAAACGCCGGGTGGGTCTACCCCGCCGATGTCGGCCTTATCGGCGACGCCGGACAGTCGCTTGCGGCACTCGTCAGCGCAGGAAGCGGACAGAATGGCTGGGCAGTCGACCGCGCTGCTGAAGCCCGAACGGACTTCACAGTTCCCGAGTGCGACTCTGACCAGCGTCCGATTCTCCCACAGCGTGCAGTCGCAGAAATCAACAAGATAGTCGACGAGGAGACGATTGTGACGGCGGATTCGGGGAACAACCGATTTTGGCTCCTCAATTACGTGCAGACGCCGGCGGTCCGAACCTACTTCGGCAGTGGCGGTGTCGGTGGAATGGGCTGGGCTGGACCCGCCGGTGTCTCCGCGGCAATCACGACCGACAAGGACGTGGTCGCAGTTGCCGGTGACGGCGGCTTTACAATGACGATGACGTGCGTCGAGACAGCGGTCGAATACGGGGTTTCACCCACGTTTGTCGTCCTCAACGACACTTCACTCGGGATGGTCCGCCAGATGGACGATTCGATTCCCGGCGTCGAGTTCCACGATACGGATTTCGTCACCGTGGCCGAAGGCTTTGGTGCGGAGGGGATGCGCGTAACAGAGCCCGAAAACTTGGGTGACCGCCTCGAAGAGGCCAAAGCGGCCGATGTTCCGACGGTCGTCGACGTACGAATCGACCGCGAACAAGACATGGCTGAAACACTCCAGTCATCGTTTTACGCAGAGGTCGGCGGTCTCCACGAGTAA
- a CDS encoding NAD-dependent epimerase/dehydratase family protein, translating into MAEHATVLVTGGTGFIGSYVSKQFLEHGHDVIAYDLSTDTRILEKHDIADDVEVRRGDVSDATDVVSAVSETGTTHIVHLAALLTNTAESNPRAAMQVNIEGTSNVFEAARALDDQVERVAWASSAAVYAPPHNYDDGSDWWVTEDDLVYPDTLYGATKEYNEHQARVYNEEYGVSHVAIRPTVAYGPYRETGGSAFLANIVEKPAVGESFSVEYGDQEIDWQHVEDIAQGFRLAAFTPDEELSQRIYNVRGELATVREAAETVEDIMPDADIDVSDDGELPWTQRLDMTKAQEDLGYDPQYDLESGFRDYISVLRDEAGLDPI; encoded by the coding sequence ATGGCGGAACACGCGACAGTACTTGTCACTGGCGGGACCGGCTTCATCGGCTCGTACGTTTCGAAGCAGTTCCTCGAACACGGACACGACGTCATCGCATACGACCTCTCTACGGACACGCGCATCCTGGAGAAACACGATATTGCCGACGACGTCGAAGTCAGACGAGGAGACGTGAGCGACGCGACTGACGTGGTCAGCGCGGTTTCTGAGACCGGAACGACGCATATCGTTCACCTCGCTGCACTCTTGACTAACACGGCCGAGAGTAACCCTCGCGCGGCCATGCAGGTGAATATCGAAGGTACCAGTAACGTCTTCGAGGCCGCCCGAGCCCTCGATGACCAGGTCGAACGAGTCGCTTGGGCATCCTCTGCGGCAGTCTACGCGCCGCCCCACAACTACGACGACGGCAGCGACTGGTGGGTCACCGAAGACGACTTGGTCTACCCGGATACGCTCTACGGGGCGACCAAGGAGTACAACGAGCACCAGGCCCGTGTCTACAACGAGGAGTACGGCGTCAGTCACGTTGCAATCCGGCCAACCGTTGCATACGGTCCGTACCGTGAGACCGGTGGGTCTGCGTTCCTCGCGAACATCGTCGAAAAACCCGCCGTCGGAGAGTCCTTCTCGGTCGAGTACGGTGACCAAGAAATCGACTGGCAACACGTCGAAGATATCGCACAGGGATTCCGCTTGGCGGCGTTTACGCCCGACGAAGAACTCTCCCAGCGCATCTACAACGTCCGCGGAGAACTTGCTACCGTCCGAGAGGCCGCTGAGACTGTCGAAGACATCATGCCCGACGCCGACATCGACGTGTCTGACGATGGCGAACTGCCGTGGACCCAACGCCTCGACATGACGAAAGCCCAAGAAGACTTGGGCTACGACCCGCAGTACGACCTCGAATCCGGATTCCGGGACTACATCTCGGTGCTCCGCGACGAGGCCGGACTGGACCCGATCTAG
- a CDS encoding HD domain-containing protein, which produces MATEGEERDYETQVRDAFPSLRQIEDDSLREKVVEAWVLGLERGGWKTIQDIPYAWNIHEITNVEHVRGVTKIALQSAEVQRDFHGADPDIDVIVAACLLHDVGKCYEYVDHVDAELLDGTDRERYASEEIPHSISGYALAHEVGCPLDVQRAIPHFLGEVPTRTLEAELVKSANSASSNAITESAMGITLKEWVDKYSQTQN; this is translated from the coding sequence ATGGCTACTGAGGGAGAGGAACGGGACTACGAAACCCAAGTTCGAGACGCGTTCCCGTCGCTCCGCCAGATTGAGGACGATAGCCTTCGGGAGAAAGTCGTCGAAGCCTGGGTACTCGGTCTGGAACGGGGCGGTTGGAAGACCATCCAAGACATTCCATACGCCTGGAATATTCACGAAATCACCAACGTCGAACACGTCCGCGGAGTCACGAAAATCGCGCTCCAATCCGCCGAGGTTCAGCGCGACTTCCACGGTGCAGACCCGGATATCGACGTTATCGTCGCGGCGTGTCTGCTCCACGACGTCGGAAAGTGCTACGAGTACGTCGACCACGTCGATGCCGAACTCCTCGATGGCACGGACCGCGAACGCTACGCCAGCGAAGAGATTCCCCACTCCATCTCGGGCTACGCGCTGGCCCACGAAGTCGGCTGCCCGCTGGACGTGCAGAGAGCGATTCCACACTTCCTCGGGGAAGTACCGACGCGGACGCTCGAAGCCGAACTCGTCAAAAGCGCAAATTCAGCCTCTTCGAACGCCATCACCGAATCTGCGATGGGAATCACGTTGAAAGAGTGGGTAGACAAGTACAGTCAGACGCAGAACTGA
- a CDS encoding EthD domain-containing protein: MYKHVALLVRQPDMSHEAFVEHWQHTHTPIAKDIEGVVRYQQVLPTEPEHAEFDGLAELYFETLDELHEALGSEGSRDYDPTKEIAAKARKDVDNFLDVERRPRLIGRERVVKDEVDGDTDGLYKHSAFLVRKEGMTHEEFLDHWQHTHTPIAKEIDGVVRYCQVVPTDPENAEFDGVAELYFDDIDKLYDALGSEGSRDYEATGGKAAEAREDVDNFLAIEARPRFIGREQLVKNTLVNHDGY, translated from the coding sequence ATGTACAAGCACGTCGCGCTACTAGTACGTCAGCCGGACATGTCCCACGAAGCGTTCGTCGAACACTGGCAACACACCCATACACCGATTGCGAAGGATATCGAAGGAGTCGTTCGGTACCAGCAAGTCCTCCCAACCGAGCCCGAACACGCGGAGTTCGACGGGTTGGCCGAACTCTATTTCGAGACGCTAGATGAACTGCACGAGGCACTCGGGAGCGAGGGCTCGCGCGATTACGACCCGACGAAAGAAATCGCAGCGAAGGCTCGCAAGGACGTAGATAACTTCCTCGACGTGGAGCGTCGCCCGCGTCTGATCGGAAGAGAGCGCGTCGTCAAGGACGAAGTCGACGGCGACACCGACGGTCTCTACAAGCACTCTGCGTTCCTCGTCCGAAAGGAGGGTATGACCCACGAGGAGTTCCTCGACCATTGGCAGCACACCCATACGCCCATCGCAAAGGAGATCGATGGCGTCGTCCGCTACTGTCAGGTGGTTCCGACGGACCCCGAAAACGCCGAATTCGACGGCGTCGCTGAACTCTACTTCGACGACATCGACAAGCTCTACGACGCACTGGGCAGTGAAGGCTCCCGCGACTACGAGGCGACGGGTGGCAAGGCTGCTGAGGCGCGCGAAGACGTGGATAACTTCCTCGCTATCGAAGCGCGCCCGCGGTTTATCGGCCGCGAACAACTCGTGAAAAACACGCTCGTGAACCACGATGGCTACTGA
- a CDS encoding M24 family metallopeptidase: MYERSFMEGTRGTQAVDWEERIDVKRLREERYEKALSRLQDSELGSMLLVSDPNIRYVTGLAMTGGSGADHYTLLTEDGDIVHWDTADHASNQRFNCPWLDDIRYACPGLGNVPRASGSDSARNWLKQKMANLVTEAMEEYGVHKEPVGLDVGNQGLISAFENNGVETRTEECVDLMHDARKIKTQDEIECLRMVAAICEAGFQKIKETARPGVKESEVWGHASKELWRHGAMVQGGYVTSGPNTWPKHQANTTDRQIRPGDIVYADFYNIGYLGYRSCYYRTFSMGEPTKAQKDAYETARDNLYDVLERIEPGATTDEICKGFPDMEGEHADWYGADEHWQMTTNHWAHGLGLQLYEVPLIWRGLSPDHPIEIEEGMTMAVETMEPADRQGVRVEEMVVVRENGVEILSQWPVEEITRIDY; this comes from the coding sequence ATGTACGAGCGGAGTTTCATGGAAGGCACGCGCGGAACACAAGCTGTTGACTGGGAAGAGCGCATCGACGTCAAGCGCCTCCGCGAGGAACGGTACGAGAAGGCCCTCTCGCGTTTGCAGGACTCGGAGCTCGGGAGTATGCTCCTCGTCTCCGACCCGAATATCCGCTATGTCACCGGGCTCGCGATGACTGGTGGCTCCGGAGCCGACCACTACACCCTGTTGACCGAAGACGGTGATATCGTTCACTGGGACACCGCCGACCACGCGAGTAATCAGCGGTTCAACTGTCCTTGGTTGGACGACATCCGCTATGCGTGCCCCGGACTGGGGAACGTCCCGCGCGCGTCCGGCAGCGACTCAGCGCGCAATTGGCTCAAACAGAAGATGGCCAATCTCGTCACGGAGGCGATGGAGGAGTACGGCGTCCACAAGGAACCGGTGGGCCTCGACGTGGGTAACCAGGGGCTCATAAGCGCCTTCGAGAACAACGGTGTGGAAACTCGAACTGAGGAGTGCGTCGATCTGATGCACGATGCACGGAAAATCAAGACGCAGGACGAAATCGAGTGCCTGCGTATGGTCGCAGCCATCTGTGAGGCTGGCTTCCAGAAAATCAAGGAAACCGCCCGCCCGGGAGTGAAAGAATCCGAAGTCTGGGGCCACGCGAGTAAGGAACTCTGGCGGCACGGCGCGATGGTCCAAGGCGGCTACGTCACGTCCGGCCCGAACACGTGGCCGAAACATCAGGCGAACACGACCGACCGGCAGATTCGCCCCGGTGACATCGTCTATGCCGACTTCTACAACATCGGCTACCTCGGTTACCGGTCGTGTTACTACCGAACGTTCTCCATGGGTGAGCCGACGAAGGCGCAAAAGGACGCCTACGAGACGGCCCGAGACAATCTCTACGACGTGCTCGAACGCATCGAACCGGGTGCGACGACCGACGAAATCTGCAAGGGCTTCCCCGACATGGAGGGCGAACACGCTGACTGGTACGGTGCCGACGAGCACTGGCAGATGACGACGAACCACTGGGCACACGGACTCGGCCTCCAACTCTACGAGGTCCCGCTCATCTGGCGCGGTCTCTCGCCGGACCACCCCATCGAAATCGAGGAGGGGATGACGATGGCCGTCGAGACTATGGAGCCTGCAGACCGCCAAGGGGTCCGCGTCGAGGAGATGGTCGTCGTCCGCGAGAACGGCGTCGAAATCCTGAGCCAATGGCCGGTCGAAGAGATTACGCGTATCGACTACTGA
- a CDS encoding alpha-ketoacid dehydrogenase subunit beta, with amino-acid sequence MSSTTAPDAESPIDQLNLVEAVCDGLYTEMSQNEDVVVLGEDVGKNGGVFRATDGLYEVFGDGRVIDTPLAEAGIVGSAIGLALSGLRPVAEMQFMGFIYPAFDQLVSHAARLRSRSHGQYTVPMVVRAPYGGGIHAPEHHSESKEAFFAHEPGLKVVCPSTPYDAKGLLIASLRDPDPVIFLEPKLIYRAFKEAVPTGSYEVPLSDASVRREGSDISVYTWGAMTRPTLIAADNLADEHGVDAEVVDLRTLSPLDTETIVESFKKTGRAAVVHEAPKTAGLGAEVSSTIQEEALLYQEAPIKRITGFDAPVPLHGVEDYYLPQAVRIQEGILETVGF; translated from the coding sequence ATGAGTTCGACGACGGCACCAGATGCCGAGTCCCCGATCGACCAGTTAAACCTCGTCGAGGCGGTTTGTGATGGTCTCTACACCGAGATGTCCCAAAACGAGGATGTCGTCGTGTTGGGTGAAGACGTGGGGAAAAACGGCGGCGTCTTCCGTGCTACTGACGGCCTCTACGAGGTATTCGGTGACGGGCGCGTTATCGACACGCCGCTTGCGGAGGCCGGTATCGTCGGGTCCGCAATCGGCCTCGCACTGTCCGGACTGCGCCCGGTGGCCGAAATGCAGTTCATGGGGTTCATCTACCCCGCGTTCGACCAACTCGTGAGTCACGCCGCCCGGTTACGGAGTCGGAGTCACGGACAGTACACGGTACCGATGGTCGTGCGGGCCCCCTACGGCGGCGGGATTCACGCACCGGAACACCACTCGGAATCGAAAGAGGCCTTCTTCGCCCACGAGCCCGGACTGAAGGTCGTCTGCCCGAGCACGCCGTACGACGCCAAGGGCCTCCTCATCGCCTCCCTTCGAGACCCGGATCCGGTGATTTTCCTCGAGCCAAAGCTCATCTACCGGGCCTTCAAGGAAGCGGTTCCGACGGGAAGCTACGAAGTTCCGCTCTCCGACGCTTCGGTCCGTCGAGAAGGAAGCGATATCTCGGTATACACGTGGGGGGCTATGACGCGCCCGACACTCATCGCCGCGGATAATCTCGCAGACGAGCACGGTGTCGATGCCGAGGTCGTTGACTTGCGCACGTTGTCTCCGCTCGACACCGAGACGATTGTCGAGTCGTTCAAGAAGACCGGCCGCGCCGCAGTCGTCCACGAGGCTCCGAAGACGGCAGGACTGGGAGCAGAAGTCTCCTCGACGATTCAAGAAGAGGCGCTTCTCTATCAGGAAGCACCCATCAAGCGTATTACCGGGTTCGATGCGCCGGTACCGCTTCACGGCGTCGAGGACTACTACCTGCCGCAGGCGGTGCGGATTCAAGAAGGTATCCTCGAGACCGTCGGCTTCTGA
- the pdhA gene encoding pyruvate dehydrogenase (acetyl-transferring) E1 component subunit alpha, whose amino-acid sequence MSAQKELDQQDTSSPVPTDEQPVQILDKDGNVRPNATVPDLSDEELVSMYEDIKLARRFDQRAISFQRQGRIATYAPMTGQEGAQVATSYALNDQDWLFPTYREHAAKYVHGVRLASLLKPLRGIREGYAVPDGVNVMPEYIPIATQVPQAMGMAWGHKLQEKTDRAVLCHLGDGATSEGDFHEGLNFAGVFDVPAVFVCNNNQWAISVPRERQTASETIAQKAQAYGIESVRVDGLDPLAVYQVTNEALNKAKNPARDERRPTLIEAVLYRYGAHTTADDPSVYRDGDEADEWKEKDPVDRLQKYLYKEGILDERLEAELDDRIEAKISDAIAEAERAEADPNQIFEYVYDEMPDRLREQQEELNALREKYGDEPFNGVLE is encoded by the coding sequence ATGAGCGCACAAAAGGAACTCGACCAGCAAGACACCAGCAGTCCAGTGCCGACGGATGAGCAGCCAGTTCAGATACTAGATAAAGACGGCAACGTGCGACCGAACGCGACGGTGCCAGACCTCTCAGACGAAGAGCTAGTTTCGATGTACGAGGACATCAAACTCGCCCGTCGGTTCGACCAACGCGCAATCAGCTTCCAGCGCCAAGGACGAATCGCGACGTATGCACCCATGACGGGGCAAGAGGGGGCGCAAGTCGCAACGAGCTATGCGCTGAACGACCAGGACTGGCTATTCCCGACGTACCGTGAGCACGCGGCGAAGTACGTTCACGGCGTTCGGTTGGCTTCGCTTCTGAAGCCCCTCCGTGGGATTCGAGAAGGCTATGCAGTTCCTGACGGCGTCAACGTCATGCCGGAATACATCCCCATCGCAACGCAGGTGCCGCAAGCGATGGGAATGGCCTGGGGGCACAAGTTGCAGGAGAAAACGGACCGTGCCGTGCTCTGTCACCTCGGGGATGGAGCGACCTCCGAAGGCGACTTCCACGAGGGGCTGAACTTCGCTGGTGTCTTCGACGTTCCGGCGGTCTTCGTCTGCAACAACAACCAGTGGGCGATTTCCGTCCCCCGAGAGCGCCAAACGGCGAGCGAGACCATCGCGCAGAAGGCACAGGCGTACGGTATCGAAAGTGTCCGCGTGGACGGACTCGACCCGCTTGCGGTCTATCAGGTCACGAACGAGGCGCTCAACAAGGCGAAGAATCCGGCGAGAGACGAACGTCGCCCGACGCTCATCGAGGCGGTGCTATACCGCTACGGTGCCCATACGACAGCAGATGACCCATCTGTGTACCGGGACGGAGACGAAGCGGACGAATGGAAAGAAAAGGACCCGGTTGACCGGTTACAGAAGTACCTGTACAAGGAGGGAATCCTCGACGAGCGTCTCGAAGCCGAACTGGATGACCGCATCGAAGCAAAGATCAGTGATGCGATAGCGGAGGCTGAACGCGCAGAAGCCGACCCCAACCAGATATTCGAATACGTCTACGACGAAATGCCCGACCGGCTTCGGGAGCAGCAGGAGGAACTCAATGCCCTCCGCGAAAAGTACGGTGACGAACCCTTCAACGGGGTGCTAGAATGA